In Streptococcus porcinus, the genomic window TATGGTTGAATCGTATAGTAAAAATGCAAATCACAATATGCGTCGTCCCGTTGTGAAAGAAGAAATTGTTGATTTTTTAAGAAATAAGCAAGCGCCTAGTACAGGTTTTTTGGCTGATATCGAGGCTTTTGCGCATCGAGAAAATATTCCGATCATTCAGCATGAAGTGGTGGCTTATTTTCGTGTCTTGCTGCAAGCTTTACAACCAAAAGAAATCCTTGAAATTGGGACTGCGATTGGCTTTTCGACCTTGTTGATGGCGGACACGCTTCCTCATGCGAGGATAAAAACAATTGATCGAAATCCAGAGATGATCAGTTTAGCCAAAGATAATTTTTCTAAACATGATTATCGCAAGCAAATTACCCTTCTAGAAGGTGATGCAGCAGATATTATTGGACAGATAGACCAGCAATTTGACTTTGTTTTTATGGATTCTGCAAAATCTAAATACATTGTATTTTTACCAGAAATCTTAAAGCGTTTAAAAAGAGGTGGTATCATTATCTTTGACGATGTTTTCCAGGGTGGAGATATTGCTAAGCCGATTGAAGAGGTTAGACGAGGTCAGAGAACCATTTATCGAGGCCTTCATAGATTGTTTGAGGCTACTTTAAATCATCCTGGTCTAAGTTCAAGCTTGATTCCACTTAGCGATGGTCTTTTGATGGTACGCAAAAATCAGGAATGTGTCGATTTAGTTGATTAAGTAATATTTAAGAAATTATGATATAATGATTTGGTTAAAGATAAAGAAGGAGCACATTAAAAATGAAAAATTCGAATAAGCTAGTTACAGGATTTGTAACTTTGGCTTCTGTAATGACCTTGGCTGCATGTAGTTCAACTAATGATAGCACCAAAGTTGTTACGATGAAAGGTGACACCATCACTGTTACTGACTTTTATAAGGAAGCAAAAACATCAACTGCTGCTCAACAATCAATGTTAAGTTTGATTATGTCTCGTGTTTTTGAACAAGAATACGGAAAG contains:
- a CDS encoding O-methyltransferase, with protein sequence MVESYSKNANHNMRRPVVKEEIVDFLRNKQAPSTGFLADIEAFAHRENIPIIQHEVVAYFRVLLQALQPKEILEIGTAIGFSTLLMADTLPHARIKTIDRNPEMISLAKDNFSKHDYRKQITLLEGDAADIIGQIDQQFDFVFMDSAKSKYIVFLPEILKRLKRGGIIIFDDVFQGGDIAKPIEEVRRGQRTIYRGLHRLFEATLNHPGLSSSLIPLSDGLLMVRKNQECVDLVD